A stretch of Megalobrama amblycephala isolate DHTTF-2021 linkage group LG14, ASM1881202v1, whole genome shotgun sequence DNA encodes these proteins:
- the LOC125245127 gene encoding T-cell-specific guanine nucleotide triphosphate-binding protein 2-like: protein MATEDRAVVEAIKASGESTLKRAKAKAKETINQFFNVPLDIAVTGRTGSGKSTFVNRILGLRDDDDGAAPTGVTETTMERTMYEHPTMPNVKIWDLPGIGSPNFKANKYLKDVKFKTYDFFIILNSERFTENDIMLAKEIRKQKKHFYFVRSKIDNDIYSEQMKAGFNEQRVLDTIRKYCLIKLNELGNSEVFLISSVDLEKYDFEKLQNTLIDDLPFHKQSALLQAWPVCSAAALEKKIKFFKKLIWAASLATAGIAAVPAPGTSVAGEAAIAIFFLLRCYYAFGLDDRSLKRLSEKVNMPLLEYRAKSKFANAIQNKAVTTIQACAAAVTISTIADLLSLIPGVGSAVSAGLTFGSTQYFLTEGLNELANTAREIRKVAGLDTVY, encoded by the coding sequence ATGGCAACTGAAGACCGTGCTGTTGTTGAGGCAATAAAAGCATCAGGCGAGTCCACCCTGAAAAGGGCTAAAGCAAAAGCGAAAGAAACAATTAACCAGTTTTTTAATGTCCCACTGGACATCGCTGTGACTGGAAGGACAGGATCTGGGAAATCCACCTTTGTAAATCGTATCCTAGGCCTACGTGACGATGATGATGGAGCAGCACCTACTGGTGTCACAGAAACTACAATGGAGCGCACCATGTATGAGCATCCTACAATGCCAAATGTGAAAATCTGGGACCTGCCTGGAATAGGAAGTCCGAATTTCAAAGCAAATAAATACCTTAAAGATGTTAAATTTAAAACCTATGATTTTTTCATTATCCTGAACTCAGAGAGGTTCACGGAGAATGATATCATGCTGGCTAAAGAAATAAGAAAGcagaagaaacatttttactttGTTCGTTCCAAGATTGACAATGACATCTATTCAGAGCAAATGAAAGCAGGATTTAATGAGCAGAGAGTTCTTGACACAATAAGAAAGTACTGTCTGATAAAATTGAATGAACTGGGAAACTCTGAAGTTTTCTTGATATCGTCTGTTGATTTGGAGAAATATGATTTTGAAAAGCTTCAAAACACACTCATAGATGATCTTCCGTTCCATAAGCAGTCTGCTCTTCTTCAAGCGTGGCCAGTGTGCTCTGCTGCAGCTCTTGAGAAGAAGAtcaagttttttaaaaaactgatCTGGGCTGCATCTCTTGCTACTGCTGGTATAGCAGCGGTCCCTGCGCCTGGCACATCAGTAGCTGGTGAGGCAGCCATTgcaatttttttccttttaaggTGCTATTATGCATTTGGTTTGGATGACAGATCACTGAAAAGGCTTTCAGAAAAAGTGAACATGCCCTTGCTGGAATATCGGGCCAAATCAAAGTTTGCTAATGCCATCCAAAACAAAGCAGTGACCACAATACAGGCTTGTGCTGCGGCTGTAACGATTTCTACCATTGCAGATTTGTTGAGTCTCATTCCAGGGGTGGGCAGTGCTGTTTCTGCAGGACTGACCTTTGGTTCTACTCAATACTTCTTGACAGAAGGATTAAATGAACTGGCAAATACTGCTCGAGAGATCAGAAAAGTAGCTGGGCTGGACACAGTGTATTAA